In one Spirosoma rigui genomic region, the following are encoded:
- a CDS encoding Gfo/Idh/MocA family protein, with protein sequence MATKKTLRIGLIGTGLMGRIHSNGYNQVPHFFPELEYTPVLKAVCSRDAEKVKAFAEQWGYESFETDWRALIARDDIDAVDICTPNDTHAVIAIAAAEAGKMILCEKPLARTVAEGKEMVEAIEKAGVANTVWYNYRRVPAVTLAKQIVDSGKLGKVFHYRANFLQDWTISADLPQGGAALWRLDADAAGSGVTGDLLAHCIDTAMWLNGSITDVSAMTETFIKERVHQLTGKVQKVGIDDACLFHCHFGNGSLGLFEATRYARGHKALYTFEINGEHASIRWDLHDMNRLEYFDHNDESVVRGWRSIHISDGDQPYMNRWWIPGTSIGYEHTFTHQVADFLKSLETGEPCSPTFQDALETQKVCEAVLESAATRSWKETGVESFAGFKTELV encoded by the coding sequence ATGGCAACAAAGAAAACGTTACGGATTGGTTTGATCGGAACCGGTCTGATGGGTCGCATCCACTCCAATGGCTATAACCAGGTTCCGCATTTCTTCCCGGAACTGGAATACACCCCCGTACTGAAAGCAGTTTGCTCGCGCGATGCCGAAAAGGTAAAAGCGTTTGCGGAACAGTGGGGCTATGAATCGTTCGAAACCGACTGGCGGGCCCTCATCGCCCGCGACGATATTGACGCTGTCGACATCTGCACGCCCAACGATACCCACGCGGTCATCGCCATTGCCGCTGCCGAAGCGGGAAAGATGATCTTGTGCGAAAAACCCCTCGCCCGTACCGTAGCGGAGGGCAAGGAAATGGTGGAAGCTATCGAGAAAGCGGGCGTTGCCAACACCGTCTGGTATAACTACCGCCGGGTTCCCGCCGTTACCCTCGCCAAACAGATCGTTGATTCGGGTAAGCTGGGTAAGGTTTTTCACTACCGCGCTAACTTCCTCCAGGACTGGACCATCAGTGCCGACCTGCCGCAGGGTGGGGCTGCGCTCTGGCGGCTGGATGCCGATGCCGCTGGATCGGGCGTGACGGGCGATCTGCTCGCCCACTGCATCGATACGGCCATGTGGCTCAACGGAAGCATCACCGACGTGTCGGCCATGACCGAGACGTTTATCAAGGAGCGCGTTCACCAGCTGACCGGCAAAGTTCAGAAAGTAGGTATCGATGATGCCTGCCTGTTCCACTGCCATTTCGGCAACGGCTCGCTGGGTCTGTTCGAAGCGACTCGCTACGCCCGTGGTCACAAAGCCTTGTATACCTTCGAAATCAACGGCGAACATGCGTCCATCCGCTGGGATCTGCACGACATGAACCGGCTGGAGTATTTCGACCATAACGATGAGTCAGTAGTGCGGGGCTGGCGGTCTATCCACATCTCCGACGGCGATCAGCCGTACATGAACCGGTGGTGGATTCCGGGAACGAGCATTGGCTACGAGCACACGTTTACGCACCAGGTTGCCGACTTCCTGAAGAGTCTGGAAACGGGTGAACCCTGTTCGCCAACGTTCCAGGACGCCCTGGAAACCCAGAAAGTATGCGAAGCCGTCCTGGAGTCGGCCGCTACCCGGAGCTGGAAAGAGACGGGTGTTGAATCCTTTGCCGGCTTCAAAACAGAGCTGGTCTAG
- a CDS encoding sugar phosphate isomerase/epimerase family protein yields the protein MNENNYPKLHNAMWPGVVGKGPDSEPVVGFDTMLEMTAGAEVDGVKFDGVDLALFEHIDVNISDDDIKKLADKVGGYNLKIGSLVAPIWGGPAMGSKEDRANFVEMVRKSCHIGQKLTELGIRPSGVVRIDSASTPHEWDADPVGNNKLIVQTFQEACDVAADYGEKLAAEGEICWGGMHSWKTMLETLESVNRPNMGFQADMAHTLLYTMGYNREQDRILPADYDWSDRKTLEEALVTLTNALRPWTIDFHVAQNDGTVFGSGSHDKTGRHCQALDPNGKLDVVHDAGYWLRDENGVLTKAFRHICWDGCMFPNSVMTNQQTWNDILATMIKVRQQHGWYEA from the coding sequence ATGAACGAAAATAACTATCCCAAACTACACAACGCTATGTGGCCTGGTGTGGTAGGTAAAGGTCCAGATTCCGAACCGGTTGTGGGTTTTGATACGATGCTGGAGATGACCGCTGGTGCCGAAGTCGACGGGGTGAAATTCGATGGTGTCGATTTGGCCCTGTTTGAACACATCGATGTCAATATATCGGACGACGACATCAAAAAACTGGCCGATAAAGTGGGTGGCTATAACCTGAAGATTGGTTCGCTGGTAGCGCCCATCTGGGGGGGACCCGCCATGGGCAGCAAGGAAGACCGGGCCAACTTTGTTGAGATGGTTCGCAAGTCCTGCCACATCGGGCAGAAACTGACGGAGTTGGGTATCCGGCCCAGTGGTGTTGTCCGGATCGACTCGGCCAGCACTCCGCACGAGTGGGATGCTGATCCGGTTGGTAATAACAAACTCATTGTCCAGACCTTCCAGGAAGCCTGCGACGTAGCGGCCGATTACGGCGAGAAGCTGGCGGCCGAGGGTGAAATCTGCTGGGGCGGTATGCACAGCTGGAAAACCATGCTCGAAACGCTGGAATCGGTCAATCGCCCTAATATGGGTTTTCAGGCCGATATGGCACACACGCTGCTCTACACCATGGGCTATAACCGCGAACAGGACCGGATTCTGCCCGCCGACTACGACTGGAGCGACCGGAAGACGCTGGAAGAGGCCCTTGTGACGTTGACCAACGCTCTGCGCCCCTGGACGATCGACTTCCACGTGGCCCAGAATGACGGAACCGTTTTTGGGTCGGGCTCGCACGACAAAACCGGTCGCCACTGCCAGGCGCTGGACCCCAACGGTAAACTCGATGTCGTTCATGATGCCGGTTACTGGCTGCGCGACGAGAACGGGGTGCTCACCAAAGCCTTCCGTCACATCTGCTGGGATGGCTGCATGTTCCCTAACAGCGTCATGACCAACCAGCAGACCTGGAATGATATTCTGGCGACGATGATCAAAGTCCGCCAGCAACATGGCTGGTACGAGGCCTGA
- a CDS encoding cupin domain-containing protein, whose product METTSIVSQAEKALEQGRGILRLAPTWVPRSFCVPGRRIKLHPDDYYVLGGVRGGIDERWLSSTTPAKNGPLTGENEGLSAVVFTDGDNEVQFLLKDAVDELQGALIGDRLWNEYRSWPMYSKFFDNMGPLPHHLHHNDEQAALIGQLGKPEAYYFPPQLNNHGGDFPYTFIGIAPGTTKEQIRECLVNFTKGDNKITNYSSAYRLEPGTGWDVPPGLLHAPGSLCTYEPQKASDVFAMYQSLVNEAIIPEELLWNGTPQDRMGDYDQLLEAIDWDLNVDPQMMANRFMAPKPVKDLAAMQAEGYVENWVCYKSDAFSAKELTVQPGATVTIKDSAAYGLIVMQGHGKMGVWDIETPALIRYGQLTNDEFFVSEKAALEGVTIVNPSTTDPIVMLKHFGPNNPDLVV is encoded by the coding sequence ATGGAAACAACCTCAATTGTCAGTCAGGCAGAAAAAGCATTGGAACAGGGACGTGGTATCCTGCGGCTGGCTCCCACCTGGGTACCCCGGTCGTTCTGCGTACCGGGCCGGCGCATCAAGTTACACCCCGACGATTATTATGTGCTGGGTGGGGTGCGCGGTGGTATCGACGAACGCTGGCTATCCTCAACCACGCCCGCTAAGAACGGGCCATTGACGGGCGAAAACGAAGGTCTGAGTGCCGTTGTATTCACCGATGGTGATAACGAGGTTCAGTTCCTGCTCAAAGATGCCGTCGACGAACTGCAGGGTGCGTTGATCGGCGACCGGCTGTGGAACGAGTACCGGAGCTGGCCCATGTACTCCAAGTTCTTCGACAATATGGGTCCTTTGCCCCATCACCTCCACCACAACGACGAGCAGGCCGCGCTCATTGGGCAACTCGGTAAGCCGGAAGCCTATTATTTCCCGCCCCAGCTGAATAACCACGGGGGCGATTTTCCGTATACGTTCATTGGCATTGCCCCCGGCACCACGAAAGAGCAGATCCGCGAATGCCTCGTCAACTTCACCAAGGGCGATAATAAGATCACCAACTACTCGTCGGCCTACCGGCTGGAGCCCGGCACCGGCTGGGATGTACCGCCCGGATTGCTCCACGCGCCGGGTAGCCTCTGTACCTACGAGCCGCAGAAAGCATCGGATGTTTTTGCCATGTACCAGTCGCTGGTGAACGAAGCGATCATTCCCGAAGAGTTGCTCTGGAACGGTACGCCCCAGGACCGGATGGGTGACTATGACCAGCTGCTCGAGGCCATTGACTGGGACCTGAACGTTGACCCGCAGATGATGGCCAACCGGTTCATGGCTCCCAAACCCGTGAAGGACCTGGCCGCGATGCAAGCCGAAGGCTACGTAGAAAATTGGGTTTGCTACAAATCCGACGCCTTCAGCGCCAAAGAACTGACCGTTCAGCCTGGTGCTACGGTCACGATCAAAGACAGCGCGGCCTACGGACTCATCGTTATGCAGGGCCACGGCAAAATGGGCGTGTGGGACATCGAAACCCCGGCCCTGATCCGCTACGGGCAACTGACGAACGACGAATTTTTCGTGAGCGAGAAAGCCGCCCTGGAAGGGGTTACCATTGTCAACCCATCAACTACCGACCCGATTGTGATGCTGAAACACTTCGGTCCCAATAACCCTGATCTAGTAGTGTAA
- a CDS encoding aldose 1-epimerase family protein produces MTQQLWTDKLSNSAQIGGIETSVLDNGAGRGTRIAWINTGTGLRYKVVIDRAMDIADAFYNQHSLAWLSHSGITPPQAFPDRGLNWLRTFNGGLLTTCGLTHVGGAEQDAFGERGLHGLIGNCPAEIESISQPDPVAGKLDMHITGLIRETSVFGPSLELRRTISGTIGQSTIRIHDEVVNRANTSAPHMLLYHFNFGWPLVDEGTKLIWQGDWQAREGGINGDIFRKGYDFRTCPAPLDQHRGTGEAVAFIDAAPDQAGRCSAGLYNARLGLAVALRFQKDQLPWLTNWQHWGRGEYVTGIEPGTHPPIGQAKAREQQTLLFVEPGDRRTYDVAVDVLTTDEPINQFLTLSA; encoded by the coding sequence TTGACTCAACAACTCTGGACAGATAAACTATCCAATTCGGCCCAGATCGGGGGCATCGAAACATCCGTACTCGACAACGGCGCTGGCCGGGGCACGCGCATCGCCTGGATCAATACCGGAACCGGCCTGCGCTATAAAGTAGTCATTGACCGGGCAATGGACATTGCCGATGCGTTTTATAACCAGCATAGTCTGGCCTGGCTGAGCCATTCCGGCATCACCCCGCCCCAGGCATTCCCGGATCGGGGACTCAACTGGCTTCGAACCTTTAATGGTGGTCTGCTCACCACCTGCGGGCTGACCCACGTGGGCGGTGCCGAACAGGATGCCTTCGGCGAGCGGGGGCTGCACGGCCTGATCGGCAATTGTCCCGCCGAGATTGAGTCCATCAGCCAGCCAGATCCCGTAGCGGGAAAACTTGACATGCATATCACCGGCCTCATCCGCGAAACGAGCGTGTTTGGCCCCAGCCTGGAGCTACGACGAACCATTTCGGGTACGATCGGCCAGTCGACGATCCGGATTCACGATGAAGTCGTTAACCGGGCCAATACGTCGGCTCCGCACATGCTGCTTTATCACTTTAACTTTGGCTGGCCCCTGGTCGATGAAGGCACTAAACTCATCTGGCAGGGCGACTGGCAGGCACGCGAAGGCGGTATCAACGGCGACATCTTTCGTAAGGGATACGACTTCCGAACCTGCCCGGCACCGCTGGACCAGCACCGTGGAACCGGCGAAGCTGTGGCGTTCATCGATGCGGCTCCCGATCAAGCCGGTCGCTGTTCGGCGGGCCTGTACAATGCCCGGCTCGGCCTGGCGGTGGCGCTGCGTTTTCAGAAAGACCAGCTGCCCTGGCTAACCAACTGGCAGCACTGGGGGCGGGGTGAATACGTAACGGGTATCGAACCCGGCACCCACCCGCCCATTGGCCAGGCCAAAGCCCGTGAGCAGCAGACACTCCTGTTCGTTGAACCGGGCGACCGCCGGACTTACGACGTAGCGGTTGACGTATTGACGACCGACGAACCCATTAACCAATTTCTGACCCTTTCAGCGTAA
- a CDS encoding 3-keto-disaccharide hydrolase has protein sequence MSAGLMLAVLATASITTSCMAQNTKSTKDGFVQIFDGKTLNGWDGDPTYWRVENGNLVGEITPATLLKTNSFIIWKGGEPADFELKGEFNITEAGNSGINYRSDRLTDVPFALRGYQADIDGRNRYTGQNYEERKRTTLAYRGQKTTIPAYSGDATPEAVRANVKNNAWSGLTVTGSLGSSDSLKTFIKSENWNTFHLIVKGNHLQHYINGVLMSDVTDNDTVNGKAKGLLGVQVHVGPPMKVQYRNLMLKQL, from the coding sequence ATGTCAGCGGGGTTGATGCTGGCGGTCCTCGCGACCGCCAGCATCACCACGTCCTGCATGGCGCAGAACACCAAAAGCACGAAAGACGGATTTGTCCAGATATTCGACGGAAAGACCCTGAACGGCTGGGACGGTGATCCTACCTACTGGCGGGTCGAAAACGGGAACCTCGTTGGTGAAATTACCCCCGCCACACTCCTGAAAACGAACTCGTTCATCATTTGGAAAGGGGGCGAACCCGCTGATTTTGAACTCAAGGGTGAGTTTAACATCACCGAAGCCGGCAACTCGGGTATCAACTACCGCAGCGACCGGCTCACCGACGTACCCTTCGCTCTGCGTGGCTACCAGGCCGACATTGACGGGCGGAACCGCTATACGGGCCAGAACTACGAAGAACGCAAACGGACAACGCTGGCCTACCGGGGGCAGAAGACGACCATTCCGGCCTACTCGGGTGACGCAACCCCCGAAGCCGTCCGGGCAAATGTGAAAAATAATGCCTGGTCGGGCCTGACGGTAACGGGTTCGTTGGGTAGCTCCGACTCCTTAAAGACTTTCATTAAAAGCGAGAACTGGAACACCTTCCACCTGATCGTGAAAGGAAACCACCTGCAGCATTACATCAACGGGGTCCTCATGAGCGATGTCACCGATAACGACACTGTGAACGGGAAAGCTAAAGGGCTCCTGGGCGTGCAGGTTCACGTGGGCCCGCCCATGAAAGTGCAGTACCGAAACCTGATGCTGAAACAGTTGTAG
- a CDS encoding c-type cytochrome: MFSTFNVAKLGLALSALALIGTSWVGMQGVDTGEPKVDNPKIDKLKLLPGFKAEHLYSPSENQQGSWVAMAFDDKGRMITSDQYGFLYRLEVPPVGSGTQQPKVEKLKVGVVQPGDTTVGMGYAQGLLYAFNSLYVMVNNRVNKNFNKPTGLYRLQDTNGDDQFETITLLKELKGQEGEHGPHSMKLSPDGKSIYLVAGNHVDVPQMDAYRLPSNWKEDNLFPQIKDPRGHANDRMAPGGWIAKIDPEGKRWELMGAGFRNAFDIAFNEAGDMFAYDSDMEWDFGLPWYRPTRICHVPSGAEFGWRTGNGKWLPANPDNLPPVLNIGQGSPTNLMYGDKARFPERYRQSLFAFDWSFGIIYSIRLKPKGATYEGEREEFISGSPLPLTDGMIGPDGAMYFLTGGRRLESDLYRVTYTGTESVTPVAKAPVITKEHQLRTQLEQYHQGPNPSALAAAWPNLNHPDRFVRYAARIAVEHQPVAQWQDKVFTETDPQRLTQAAVALARQGTPAQKSQLLNALVKINYDKLPESQQFDLCRAFELVFLRMGMPEGADKEKVVAFLNPHYPAKTALMNRGLSRVLIALEAPGVVGKTLALMDVKDEAGSKDLGLETSTASSDLILRNPQYGLDIAKMLEKVPPLQQTFYAVMLSREDTGWTPELRDKYFTWFGNAFKFQGGRSYVGFIDRARKLALAHVPKEQVARYDKMSGADLLAKSGNDLATDFAPKGPGRRWDMAAALAAVDSGMANRSFDTGKKIYAAVLCSRCHSMRGEGGDIGPDLTQLGTRFSNKDMLEAIIMPSKTVSDQYASTIFTLKNGESVLGRLINEDKLNYSISQNPFAADQLRKIPKKDVVSKKNSTESIMLPGLINSLNADELKDLIAYLKAGGNENNEVYKANAGASKGK, translated from the coding sequence ATGTTTTCTACATTCAACGTGGCTAAACTTGGACTGGCTCTCTCGGCACTCGCCCTGATTGGCACTTCCTGGGTTGGCATGCAGGGAGTTGACACGGGAGAACCCAAGGTCGACAATCCCAAGATCGATAAACTAAAGCTTCTCCCTGGTTTTAAAGCCGAACACCTCTACAGCCCCTCCGAGAACCAGCAGGGCTCCTGGGTTGCCATGGCGTTCGACGACAAAGGTCGGATGATCACCTCCGACCAGTACGGATTTCTGTATCGGCTGGAGGTGCCGCCCGTTGGGTCAGGTACGCAGCAACCCAAAGTAGAGAAGTTAAAGGTAGGTGTCGTTCAGCCGGGCGATACAACGGTGGGTATGGGCTACGCGCAGGGCTTGTTGTATGCGTTTAACAGCCTGTATGTGATGGTCAACAACCGGGTGAACAAAAACTTCAACAAACCAACCGGATTATATCGCCTGCAGGACACCAATGGCGACGATCAGTTTGAGACGATCACCCTGCTGAAAGAACTGAAAGGGCAGGAGGGGGAACACGGTCCGCACAGCATGAAGCTCTCACCCGACGGGAAGTCTATATACCTGGTCGCGGGAAACCACGTGGATGTGCCGCAGATGGACGCCTACCGCCTTCCCTCGAACTGGAAAGAAGACAACCTGTTCCCGCAGATAAAAGACCCGCGTGGTCATGCCAACGACCGGATGGCGCCGGGCGGCTGGATCGCCAAAATTGACCCCGAAGGCAAACGCTGGGAACTCATGGGCGCGGGCTTCCGGAATGCCTTTGATATTGCCTTCAATGAAGCCGGCGATATGTTTGCCTATGATTCTGATATGGAGTGGGATTTTGGCCTTCCCTGGTACCGGCCCACCCGTATCTGTCACGTACCAAGTGGCGCGGAATTTGGCTGGCGTACGGGTAATGGCAAGTGGTTACCTGCCAATCCGGATAATTTACCACCGGTGTTAAATATCGGTCAGGGATCGCCAACGAACCTGATGTATGGCGACAAGGCCCGTTTTCCGGAGCGCTATCGCCAGTCGTTATTTGCCTTCGACTGGAGCTTCGGTATCATCTACTCCATTCGTCTGAAACCTAAAGGAGCTACCTACGAAGGAGAGCGGGAAGAGTTTATCTCAGGGTCACCGCTGCCGCTCACCGATGGAATGATCGGTCCCGATGGAGCCATGTACTTCCTGACCGGCGGTCGTCGCCTGGAGTCGGATCTGTACCGGGTCACCTACACCGGGACGGAGTCGGTGACGCCCGTGGCCAAGGCACCCGTCATCACCAAAGAGCACCAGCTGAGAACCCAGCTCGAGCAGTACCACCAGGGCCCTAATCCGTCGGCACTGGCTGCGGCCTGGCCGAACCTGAACCACCCCGACCGGTTTGTGCGCTATGCCGCCCGGATTGCCGTCGAACACCAGCCCGTTGCCCAGTGGCAGGATAAAGTGTTCACCGAAACCGATCCGCAGCGTCTGACGCAGGCGGCCGTTGCGCTGGCCCGGCAGGGCACCCCGGCTCAGAAAAGCCAGCTCCTCAATGCACTCGTGAAAATCAATTACGATAAACTGCCCGAATCGCAGCAGTTCGACCTGTGCCGGGCGTTTGAACTGGTTTTCCTGCGCATGGGTATGCCCGAAGGAGCCGACAAAGAGAAGGTAGTCGCGTTTTTGAACCCGCACTACCCGGCAAAAACGGCCCTGATGAACCGGGGTCTCAGCCGGGTGTTAATAGCGCTGGAAGCACCGGGGGTCGTAGGAAAGACGCTGGCACTGATGGATGTCAAAGACGAAGCCGGCAGCAAAGACCTGGGCCTCGAAACCTCAACCGCATCGTCTGACCTGATTCTGCGCAACCCGCAATACGGGCTCGACATTGCCAAGATGCTGGAGAAGGTACCACCGCTGCAACAGACGTTCTACGCCGTTATGCTGAGCCGCGAGGATACGGGCTGGACGCCGGAACTGCGGGACAAGTATTTCACCTGGTTTGGCAATGCCTTTAAATTTCAGGGTGGCCGGAGCTACGTTGGTTTCATCGACCGCGCCCGGAAACTGGCGCTGGCTCACGTACCGAAAGAACAGGTTGCCCGCTACGATAAGATGTCCGGTGCCGATCTGCTGGCCAAGTCGGGTAATGACCTGGCTACGGATTTTGCGCCCAAAGGACCGGGGCGTCGTTGGGACATGGCGGCCGCCCTGGCGGCTGTCGACAGTGGTATGGCTAACCGCAGCTTCGATACGGGTAAGAAAATTTACGCGGCCGTGCTGTGCAGCCGGTGCCACTCCATGCGGGGCGAAGGGGGCGATATTGGTCCCGACCTGACCCAGCTGGGCACCCGCTTCTCGAACAAGGACATGCTGGAAGCGATCATCATGCCGAGCAAAACCGTATCCGATCAGTATGCGTCGACCATTTTCACGCTCAAAAACGGGGAGTCTGTACTGGGGCGGCTGATCAACGAAGACAAGCTGAACTACTCGATTTCGCAGAACCCGTTTGCCGCCGATCAACTGCGGAAGATTCCCAAGAAAGACGTGGTATCGAAGAAGAACTCGACCGAATCCATCATGCTGCCGGGCCTGATCAACAGCCTGAACGCCGATGAGCTGAAAGACCTGATCGCGTACCTGAAAGCGGGGGGCAACGAGAACAACGAGGTATATAAGGCCAACGCTGGCGCATCGAAAGGTAAATAA
- a CDS encoding RagB/SusD family nutrient uptake outer membrane protein has protein sequence MKRKYIAACLLAFALTGCGKDFLTVIPETALSSATFFKTEADFQQAVNGAYVPFRQMYNERAWVLEEMHSDNTYYARNTLYGAVDPTENVADFAVPTANGVTANDNVLVQYRLNYVIIARANQVLALIDGPGVTFSSDAVKNNLKGQALFLRAFAYFDLVRLFGKVPLHLVPVTGREDAALPLSTTAEIYAQIEKDALAASTALPNKATQTPGRATSGAAKTLLANLYITQKKWAQAETQLKSIVTNDGYSLMPDYNDAFSFTSTNKNNAESVFEIQYMEGSAGYNGNQIYRFIPSPITALEIAPIVGTSNPQPTSQESNNIPTPDLIAAYETGDKRKDISIGTVTLSGSLRANKTYPYIKKYARVHSLHNNTGQNWPVYRYAEVLLFLAEALNEQGKTGEAATYINQVRTRAGLAATPASGQADMREAIFKERRVELAFENKRWFDLTRTGRVKEIIGAYGAKVKANPAAYYFPAGAVPPPNAFTVLDDYYGLPAVEAALTPNF, from the coding sequence ATGAAACGTAAATACATAGCCGCCTGCCTGTTGGCCTTTGCCCTGACCGGATGCGGCAAAGATTTTCTGACCGTAATACCCGAAACTGCGCTGAGCTCGGCAACGTTTTTCAAGACCGAAGCCGACTTTCAGCAGGCTGTCAACGGGGCCTACGTACCGTTCCGGCAGATGTACAACGAACGGGCCTGGGTACTGGAGGAAATGCACTCCGATAATACCTACTACGCCCGCAATACCCTGTATGGCGCGGTTGACCCAACCGAGAACGTAGCAGACTTCGCCGTTCCCACGGCGAACGGGGTCACCGCCAACGACAACGTGCTGGTCCAGTACCGGCTAAACTACGTAATCATTGCCCGCGCCAACCAGGTGCTGGCGCTCATCGACGGACCTGGGGTGACGTTCAGTTCGGATGCGGTGAAGAATAACCTGAAAGGGCAGGCGCTGTTCCTACGGGCGTTTGCTTATTTCGATCTGGTTCGGCTGTTCGGCAAAGTGCCCCTGCACCTCGTACCGGTCACGGGTCGGGAAGACGCGGCCCTACCGCTATCGACGACCGCCGAAATCTACGCCCAGATCGAGAAGGACGCCTTAGCGGCCAGTACCGCCCTGCCAAACAAGGCGACCCAAACACCGGGTCGGGCTACGTCGGGCGCGGCCAAAACGCTGCTGGCAAACCTGTACATCACCCAGAAAAAATGGGCGCAGGCCGAAACGCAGCTGAAGTCGATTGTGACCAACGACGGCTATTCGCTGATGCCTGATTACAACGATGCGTTTTCGTTCACCAGCACGAACAAGAACAATGCGGAATCGGTCTTCGAGATCCAGTACATGGAAGGATCGGCCGGTTACAATGGCAACCAGATCTACCGCTTCATCCCGTCGCCAATCACCGCGCTGGAGATCGCACCGATCGTGGGAACATCGAACCCGCAGCCAACGTCTCAGGAGAGCAACAACATCCCGACGCCGGATCTGATTGCGGCCTACGAAACGGGTGACAAACGGAAAGACATTTCCATCGGAACCGTTACGCTGAGCGGAAGCCTGCGCGCTAACAAAACGTATCCATACATCAAGAAATACGCGCGGGTGCATTCGCTGCACAACAACACGGGGCAGAACTGGCCCGTCTACCGCTACGCCGAAGTGCTGCTGTTCCTGGCCGAAGCCCTGAACGAGCAGGGTAAAACCGGTGAAGCGGCCACCTATATCAACCAGGTACGGACCCGCGCCGGTCTGGCGGCCACGCCCGCATCAGGGCAGGCGGATATGCGGGAAGCCATCTTCAAGGAACGGCGCGTTGAACTGGCTTTCGAAAACAAACGCTGGTTTGACCTGACGAGAACGGGCCGGGTGAAAGAGATCATCGGTGCCTATGGAGCAAAGGTAAAAGCCAACCCGGCGGCTTATTATTTCCCGGCCGGAGCGGTGCCACCACCAAACGCCTTTACCGTCCTGGATGATTACTACGGCCTGCCTGCGGTTGAGGCTGCCTTAACGCCAAATTTCTGA